From the genome of Carassius gibelio isolate Cgi1373 ecotype wild population from Czech Republic chromosome A18, carGib1.2-hapl.c, whole genome shotgun sequence:
ACATTTCACTGACATTTTATTTCTACTGTCTGTGATATTGCTGTTTATAGGAAATGGAGTGATAAAcaacaaatatagaaaatatattttgcagtCACATTTActttctgttattatttttaaaaaaaacatttatatcaaaCACAACAGCAGCATTATACTTAAAGTATCAATAAACACTGATTTCCAAATTGTCATTAGATAAAAGCATTTATGTATTAAAAGCTAGGGTGTATTCACATGATTGGGCATTGTACATGTAGAAAAACAGCTTTTAAGGTACTTATATTCAAGGTCTGCATGAGAGCATGCAAAGATATCATATCAAAGTAATCATTAAGGACATTTTACAAACTCTTGGTatgaaaaaaattcaaacaaaataagTAACAAGCAAAACAGCTTTCATCAAGTCATGTATATATCATAAGCTGTATCATTTACAACACACTTAATGATGTATGGCTCTCTGAATTGTCTAGATTTCTTGGACAGTGCCCTATTTCACATTTTTGTCTGAACAATGATAGTAGTTTCTCCTTTTACATCTCTCAGTCTGTCCGAGTCAAAGTCGACAAGCAGTTTCCTCAGGCCAGCACGGGTAGGCTTGAAGGAGAATTTAACGGTCACAGCCTGACCAGGTTCAATCTTACCACTAGAGAAAAAGAGATATATACACGTTAACAGTCAACCAAAACTTGGATGCCTTAGATGAGGTCCGATGCACATCGAAAAATGTATACTACTGTAGATACTGAGTTCACgcataaattaaaatttgctgaaaatgtactcaaatgtaaccctccaagatgtagatgagtttgtttcttcactggaatagattttgagaaatttaaatcacttgctcaccagtggatcctcagtgaatgggtgctgtcagaatgagttaaagttgataaaaacatcacattaatccacaagtaattgacatgactccagttcatcaattaatgtcttgtgaagtgaaaggctTTTAAGACACTTTTAACTCTGTTTTAACACTTTTAACAAACTGTTGCaaatcagtccaaaacagttaAACATGCTTTGCGGTGGATTTTGAAATGAGAAGACAATAAAGGGATGGAGttattcactggaggaagtgttattatggataaTGAGCTGGCATTTTGGCAAGAATTgatgatttaaagttaaaacgccttaatgatggattgttttttttttttgttttttttataaatgaccagcttttcacttcacaagatgtcaaCTGATGAATTGGAGAAGTGttgattatttgtggattattgtgatgtcttcATCAGCTTTTTGGacctttcattctgacggcagcTATTCACTGGAGAGGATCCATAGGTGAACAAGTGATGCTGTTCCAAATTTCTGAAATcggttttaatgaaaaaaaaaaaaaactatcttcaTTTTATATGGCCTAAGAGTGAGttattttttaactgtttattttggggtgaacaacTCATTTAATGTCGAGTACATACTCTACGTGATTTCTAAAACTAGTAcatactgtgtttttatttctttcgCCTCTGTCAGTCCTGCTCCCTCCACAGTAAACATGCCTCCTTGAAGACTAACAGGTAAGGGATTGTTGAAGGAGATTTGTGCTGTTAGTTTACGTGATACAATCGCTTTCCCAATAATCTGAAATGTAGAACAAATATTGATTATTGGTAAAAGGGCTAAAGCCACTGACAGAGTGCAAGTATTAAAGCAGCAGTTCATCACCTTGATAAAAAGCACTGGCATTTTCAAGGGGATGTTGATTTCTTGTAGAATGATGTTGTCTTGATCAGTGGGTTGGAGGAGGGCTGTGACTCTTATCATGTGATGTTCAGACACACATGCCCCATAATGGTCATACTGAAGTCGCAATACTTCTTTATGGGCTATAAAGTGATGCAAAGATATTTTTAAATTGATTGTCCTTAAAGGAGTGGTAAAATTGGTTTTCAGGATACTGTCCAAGTTTCCTAGTCTTACCTTTATGAGCTGGCACTGTGAGAGAGGTTGTCTTTCTCTGGCACTCTGCGCGGTGGATACTATTGTAGGTTATTGCATTCGATGTGACTGTGAGCTGTGCATCTGTGTCCTCCCTACCAGCATTATACACCTCTATGATCACGTCAAAGTCTGTCCCATGGATAGCTGGGGCGTGCTTGATGAAAAGCTCAAGCTGCCCTGGGCCTTTGTTCTTTTGGCCCACTTGTCTTCCTGCCTTTTTATAAACCTCTCGCTCCTTCATTGATCCTGTGGTGGGACAAAGCATTTGAATGTGATTAATATCAAAATATCACAGTTTCAGAATCAGTTGGCATGgacaaatatttaaactgaaatcaaaaacatacattcgACAGGTCGCTTGTTTTTACCTTCAGGATATTTGTAGTTAGCAGTAATGTCCTCTCTAAAATCTCCATACACGCTCTTAGTGCTTATGTTCCGCCCTATAACTTTACTGTTTTGGGACACTTGAATTCGTTGGCCATCTGGATGAACAATCCAGAAGATCAGATCAGCATTCACCTCAGAAAACACAAATGGGGTGTCGTACTTCAACCCCACCTCTCCCTCTTTGACTGCATGGACTGGACAAGGCCCACAGCAGAAGACTCCTGTAAGAACATGAGAGAAGAGGATGTAGGTGTCTACAAGCTagttaatattacagttttatgtAATGGGAGATAAAAAGAAGTAATTCTCTGGATGTTCTTGTTTTTTATACTTGAACGAGTAAAGCTTTACCATCACTCTTTTCTTGAGGAGTTGGATCTAGCACCTGCCATCCATCGTAACCTTCTGGGAGGTCATCGCGTTTCATCCAGGATTCAACCCAACAGTGGTAGTTCCTGAATATAGAGGATGAAGCTCACAGCTCAGGGACCACAGAGTTGCTCTTTGAAATCTCTAATAAACTTAATTAACTTGATTGGTGTTCagctttgtctcagatgttttcTTAAAATTGCTTAGGAGAAATTATATcagacaaaaatgacaaaaactgttGTCAAATAGAATAGGTTTAGAGCAAAACAATTATGTGGATATCATAACTCACCAGATGGAGTCCTTGCTGCCTTCAGACACACTTCCAAGCTGATCATTGAAAAGGTAATCCACAGAAATGTTTGCATCAGTGTCATGAGCGGATGAGTAATTTGTGATACATCTCGTTGGAATGCCAAGACAGCGGAGGACTGTGGAAAGGGGCATGTGAAACACAAACGGAAATAATAACAGCAGTGCGCACTTCTGCATTTAGAAAGACTTAGACCTAGAATACCTAGAATACCTAGAATATTTTCTAAATCTTTTGCTTTCTTACCTGTGCAGGCCACTCCTGAGAACACCCAGCACTGCCCATAGCGCACTCTCTGTCCCCCTTTCTCACTCCAGCGCCTCAGGATGGGCACACTGCCAGTCCAGCGTGTGGGTGCCACCCCATCACTGTACTTCCCATCCCAGCGCCCAGATACCACCCCCCGATCATCGTTAGCGTTCACCTGTTAATGCAGATTAGaacgtatatacacacacagaatgtATATAAAATACTTCTTACAGAttactccagtgaaaaagtcacttATGCTTGAACAAATATGTTTATAACAGGGGAGACAGCAAATGACCATGTTGACAGGTGGCTTACCATGGCAGTAATAGTCCTGCTAACATAAACAGGGCTTCCTCTGTTAGCTATGTCCATCTCTGAATTTTTCAGGGCTGTGGGTGAATTGTCCAGCACTTCAAAGCAAATATCCACCACATCTTTTTCAAACTGTGTGAAAAATAGAATCCGAAGAATATGAATATCTTGGTTTGCTCACATTAAACCATAGACTaaaccatttttatttgtaaGTTCTGTCCTCAGGGCCAAACTTGTATTTCACAAAGAAAGCTTAGCACTTTCATTTCCCCCACTTAACCCGAAATGTCTCACATCTATAGAGAGTGATTACCC
Proteins encoded in this window:
- the LOC127934682 gene encoding protein-glutamine gamma-glutamyltransferase 2 yields the protein MASHNALLSGIDLQCYENNHAHRTEEMDVERLVVRRGQPFSVVLQCTEHIPQHRDQQLNLILHLGKKNEVVLRVSDSEQAHGKWWFSHRDAQGEVMLTLHSPADALVGLYSMTVVLLSADGQILEQTKPQTFYLLFNPWCKDDSVYLPSEELLQEYILNESGILYQGSWDDITTVPWNFGQFEKDVVDICFEVLDNSPTALKNSEMDIANRGSPVYVSRTITAMVNANDDRGVVSGRWDGKYSDGVAPTRWTGSVPILRRWSEKGGQRVRYGQCWVFSGVACTVLRCLGIPTRCITNYSSAHDTDANISVDYLFNDQLGSVSEGSKDSIWNYHCWVESWMKRDDLPEGYDGWQVLDPTPQEKSDGVFCCGPCPVHAVKEGEVGLKYDTPFVFSEVNADLIFWIVHPDGQRIQVSQNSKVIGRNISTKSVYGDFREDITANYKYPEGSMKEREVYKKAGRQVGQKNKGPGQLELFIKHAPAIHGTDFDVIIEVYNAGREDTDAQLTVTSNAITYNSIHRAECQRKTTSLTVPAHKAHKEVLRLQYDHYGACVSEHHMIRVTALLQPTDQDNIILQEINIPLKMPVLFIKIIGKAIVSRKLTAQISFNNPLPVSLQGGMFTVEGAGLTEAKEIKTHGKIEPGQAVTVKFSFKPTRAGLRKLLVDFDSDRLRDVKGETTIIVQTKM